A genomic region of Anaeromicrobium sediminis contains the following coding sequences:
- a CDS encoding TerD family protein gives MAVSLQKGQKVDLTKTNPGLTRVLVGLGWDTNKYDGGRDFDLDTAAFLLQEDNKVSSDSDFVFYNNLQGGNGSVTHLGDNRTGEGDGDDEQVKIDLSKVPANIKRLAFSATIHEANERGQNFGQVSNAYIRVVNMDTDEEILRYDLGEDFSVETAIVVGEIYRHNGEWKFNAIGSGFQGGLGALCSNFGIDVG, from the coding sequence ATGGCAGTTAGTTTACAAAAGGGACAAAAGGTAGATTTGACTAAAACAAATCCAGGCCTAACTCGTGTGTTAGTAGGTCTTGGGTGGGATACGAATAAATATGATGGTGGTCGTGATTTTGACTTAGACACGGCAGCATTTTTACTACAAGAAGATAATAAGGTTTCTAGTGATAGCGATTTTGTATTCTACAATAATCTTCAAGGTGGAAATGGTTCTGTAACTCATTTAGGAGACAACAGAACTGGAGAAGGTGATGGGGACGATGAGCAGGTAAAGATAGATTTAAGTAAAGTTCCTGCTAATATTAAGAGATTGGCTTTCTCAGCTACAATTCATGAGGCAAATGAAAGGGGTCAAAATTTTGGCCAGGTATCTAATGCATACATAAGGGTAGTAAATATGGATACGGATGAGGAAATATTAAGATATGACTTAGGAGAAGATTTTAGTGTAGAGACAGCTATTGTAGTAGGGGAGATTTATAGACACAATGGAGAGTGGAAGTTCAACGCCATAGGAAGTGGTTTCCAAGGTGGATTAGGAGCACTTTGCTCTAACTTTGGTATTGATGTAGGATAA
- a CDS encoding TerD family protein, with the protein MAINLTKGQRIDLTKSNEGLSKLLVGLGWDPVKKSSGFLSALFGGGGADIDCDASVIMLEENDKFRYQDDLIYFNNLKSRCGAIRHTGDNLTGGGHGDDEQIFVELEKIPERIKKLVFVVNIYDCIRRKQDFGLVQNAFIRIEDNKGGKDLLRYNLTDNYAGKTSLMVGEIYRSGKEWKFGAIGEGTMDSSLSQIVKRYK; encoded by the coding sequence ATGGCTATTAATTTAACAAAAGGACAGAGAATTGATTTAACTAAGTCTAATGAAGGCCTATCTAAATTACTTGTAGGATTAGGTTGGGATCCAGTTAAGAAAAGTAGTGGATTCTTATCAGCATTATTTGGTGGAGGTGGAGCAGATATTGACTGTGATGCTTCTGTAATTATGCTAGAAGAGAATGATAAATTCAGATATCAGGATGACTTGATTTACTTTAACAATTTAAAGAGTAGATGTGGAGCAATACGTCATACGGGTGATAACCTTACAGGTGGTGGTCACGGAGATGATGAGCAAATATTTGTGGAACTTGAAAAAATTCCTGAGAGGATAAAGAAATTAGTATTTGTAGTAAATATATATGATTGTATAAGAAGAAAGCAAGATTTTGGATTAGTTCAAAATGCATTCATTAGAATAGAAGATAATAAAGGTGGAAAAGACCTTCTTCGTTATAATTTAACAGATAATTATGCCGGTAAAACTTCTTTAATGGTAGGCGAAATATATAGAAGTGGCAAGGAATGGAAATTTGGTGCTATTGGAGAAGGAACTATGGATTCTTCTTTAAGTCAAATTGTTAAAAGATATAAATAA
- a CDS encoding TerD family protein: MSINLSKGQRIDLTKQEPGLERVIIGLGWDTNKYSGGYDFDLDASAFLAGENGKVLNDKDFIFYNNLEGGNGSVIHTGDNRTGEGDGDDEEIKVNFKKVPDHVHTIGITVTIHDAQVRRQNFGQVSNAYVRVVNEDTGNEILRYNLGEEFSVETALVVCELYRYNGEWKFKAVGSGFEGGLYALCKNYGLQVD; the protein is encoded by the coding sequence ATGTCTATTAATTTAAGTAAAGGGCAAAGGATAGATTTAACTAAGCAAGAACCAGGTCTTGAAAGGGTAATAATAGGACTTGGATGGGATACGAATAAATATTCTGGTGGATATGATTTTGACTTAGATGCATCAGCTTTCTTAGCTGGGGAAAATGGAAAGGTATTAAATGATAAGGATTTTATATTTTATAATAACCTTGAAGGTGGGAATGGTTCTGTAATTCATACAGGAGATAATAGAACTGGTGAAGGTGACGGAGATGATGAGGAAATAAAGGTTAACTTTAAAAAGGTTCCAGATCATGTTCATACAATCGGTATTACAGTAACTATCCATGACGCCCAAGTGAGAAGACAAAATTTTGGTCAGGTTTCTAATGCCTATGTGAGGGTAGTAAATGAAGACACGGGAAATGAAATATTGAGATATAATCTAGGAGAAGAATTCTCTGTAGAGACAGCTTTAGTAGTATGTGAACTTTATAGATATAATGGAGAATGGAAGTTTAAAGCTGTAGGAAGTGGATTTGAAGGTGGCCTATATGCATTATGTAAAAATTATGGCCTACAAGTAGATTAA
- a CDS encoding HpcH/HpaI aldolase/citrate lyase family protein, translating into MRYFDYLREDEEKKIFYLPPKDFSREDHKDTLSYSLGATLYVPAVNGKISNYIIHRKIEGLVSMVICLEDAIGDNMVKRAQENLLMHLKNINDKLKEGTIDYERIPLLFIRVRNPKHLKYIIELLDENINLITGFVFPKFSSRNGYEFFSIIENFKYKGLYGMPILETKEILYKDSRYDELEQVRMILGDYKKRVLNIRVGATDFCSSFGIRRPYDKTIYDVSMINDCLFDILNYFIREEENYVISGPVWEYFSSMEDRKDSKFIRGLINEAYMDKINGFMGKTVIHPSHIMPVQSTLIVKKEEYLDALNIIKNNNGVTGVVKSQFGNKMNEIKPHLNWANKIIKKSNIYGVFNGEEDYESFLKRKL; encoded by the coding sequence ATGAGGTATTTTGATTACTTAAGAGAAGATGAAGAAAAGAAGATATTTTATTTACCACCTAAAGATTTTAGTAGGGAGGATCATAAGGATACCTTATCATACTCATTAGGTGCAACCTTATATGTACCAGCAGTAAATGGAAAAATTTCTAATTATATTATACATAGAAAAATTGAGGGCCTAGTATCCATGGTAATATGTTTGGAAGATGCCATTGGAGATAATATGGTTAAGAGGGCCCAGGAAAATCTTCTTATGCATTTAAAAAATATAAACGATAAGTTAAAAGAAGGAACAATAGATTATGAAAGGATTCCTCTTCTATTTATAAGGGTAAGAAATCCTAAACATTTAAAGTATATAATAGAATTGTTAGATGAAAACATAAATTTAATAACAGGTTTTGTTTTTCCTAAGTTCTCCTCACGTAATGGGTATGAATTTTTTAGTATTATAGAGAATTTTAAATATAAGGGATTATATGGAATGCCAATATTGGAAACAAAGGAAATACTTTATAAAGATAGTAGATATGATGAATTAGAACAGGTAAGAATGATACTTGGTGATTACAAAAAAAGGGTTTTAAACATAAGGGTAGGCGCTACAGATTTTTGTAGTAGCTTTGGAATTAGAAGGCCTTATGATAAGACCATATACGATGTTAGTATGATAAATGATTGTTTATTTGATATATTAAATTACTTTATTAGGGAAGAAGAAAACTATGTAATTTCAGGACCTGTTTGGGAATACTTTTCTTCTATGGAAGATAGAAAGGATTCTAAGTTTATAAGGGGTCTAATTAATGAAGCTTACATGGATAAGATAAATGGTTTTATGGGAAAGACTGTAATTCATCCGTCTCATATTATGCCTGTGCAAAGTACTTTAATAGTTAAGAAAGAAGAATATTTGGATGCCTTAAATATTATTAAAAATAATAACGGTGTTACAGGTGTAGTAAAGAGTCAATTTGGAAATAAGATGAATGAAATTAAGCCACATTTGAATTGGGCAAATAAAATTATAAAAAAGTCAAATATATACGGGGTGTTTAATGGAGAAGAAGATTATGAAAGTTTCCTTAAAAGAAAATTATAA
- a CDS encoding phosphoribosyltransferase, with translation MKVSLKENYKYEIQDKLQVNIKIDENPYGLDLKKVMNMAARKNKKRSFLFVSKLLGKHIALNPKLGILTSSILANSYMDKIYKKHNNIIEKICTSINYHENIDETYEEYEKNPISLNDPTIFIGFAETATALGHGVFSSFKGEHTYIHTTRELIHKKESLISFEEEHSHATSHRFYSIDKNLLNNEKKIVLIDDEITTGKTALNIIKDINSKYARKEYTILTILDWRNHEDRLLYEEFEKKLNIKINVVSLISGSMNVEQNGEINDTAHEYENNKDSEIEIINLFEESHFTPVYYPSLNGKLINHTPYIRQCGRFGISTKDEFSVSDTFKEIGKLLEKKRIGKNTLCLGTEEFMYIPMKISAYMGEGIKYHSTTRSPIYVNGEKSYAIKSKYPHKSLNNNSVENYIYNLHKDAYDDMFLFLERNISEERLEELKSFLKTLPVSKINIIICMGKRSVKTNKLGSYKDDDVTFLLKNINDLVKEQETSEREKLIQSGVHYSEMLPVEYEPSKEYIDLFYKSLDSYSKKVASAVGIVSEKILNKLGKNLVLVSLARAGTPIGVLVRTYMKDVHNIDIPHYSVSIIRGKGIDENAIRYIVESHEGAHIQFIDGWTGKGAITRVLKKAKIDFEKKYGYILDDDLAVLADPAYCVSLCGTREDFLIPSACLNSTVSGLVSRTVHRTDLIGPNDFHGAKYYEELKGTDLSNFYISSVEGEFPKVSNEIMEGLKAEISSPNWSGLKAVEAMAREFNVDDINLIKPGIGETTRVLLRRVPWKILIREESPNLEHILILAKEKNVPVEIYENMSYLCCGIIKNLKGKES, from the coding sequence ATGAAAGTTTCCTTAAAAGAAAATTATAAATATGAAATACAAGATAAATTACAAGTTAATATTAAAATAGATGAAAATCCCTATGGTTTAGATCTTAAGAAGGTTATGAATATGGCTGCTAGGAAGAATAAAAAGAGAAGTTTTCTATTTGTAAGTAAACTACTAGGTAAGCATATAGCCCTTAATCCTAAATTAGGCATATTAACTTCAAGTATACTAGCCAATAGTTATATGGATAAAATATACAAAAAGCATAATAATATAATAGAAAAAATCTGTACTTCTATAAATTATCATGAGAATATAGATGAAACATATGAAGAATATGAAAAAAATCCAATAAGTTTAAATGATCCTACCATATTTATTGGTTTCGCCGAAACGGCCACAGCACTAGGTCATGGAGTATTTAGTTCCTTTAAGGGAGAACATACTTATATCCACACTACAAGGGAACTCATTCATAAAAAGGAATCCCTAATAAGCTTTGAAGAGGAACATTCCCATGCCACTAGCCATAGGTTTTATTCCATAGATAAAAATTTACTTAATAATGAAAAGAAAATAGTATTGATAGATGATGAAATAACTACGGGAAAAACTGCCTTAAATATAATAAAAGATATAAATAGTAAATATGCAAGAAAAGAGTATACAATTCTGACTATTCTAGATTGGAGAAACCATGAGGATAGGTTGTTATATGAAGAATTTGAAAAGAAATTAAATATAAAAATAAATGTAGTATCCTTAATAAGTGGTTCAATGAATGTGGAACAAAATGGTGAAATAAATGATACTGCCCATGAATATGAAAATAACAAAGATAGTGAAATTGAAATTATAAATTTATTTGAGGAGAGTCATTTTACACCTGTTTATTATCCTTCTCTTAATGGAAAACTAATAAATCATACTCCTTATATTCGTCAATGTGGAAGATTTGGAATAAGTACAAAGGATGAGTTTTCCGTGTCAGATACATTTAAGGAAATAGGTAAACTTCTAGAAAAAAAGAGGATTGGTAAAAATACATTATGCCTAGGAACGGAAGAGTTCATGTATATACCTATGAAGATTAGCGCATACATGGGAGAGGGCATAAAATATCATTCTACCACTAGAAGTCCCATATATGTAAATGGTGAAAAATCCTATGCCATAAAAAGCAAGTACCCACATAAAAGTCTTAATAATAATTCTGTGGAAAACTATATATACAATTTACACAAGGATGCATATGATGACATGTTCTTATTCCTAGAGAGGAACATATCAGAAGAAAGACTAGAGGAGTTAAAGTCCTTTTTAAAAACACTGCCCGTATCTAAAATAAATATAATCATATGTATGGGAAAAAGAAGTGTTAAAACTAACAAACTAGGCAGTTATAAAGATGATGATGTAACTTTTTTATTGAAAAATATAAATGATTTAGTAAAGGAACAGGAGACTAGTGAAAGGGAAAAACTCATTCAAAGTGGAGTACACTATTCAGAAATGTTACCTGTAGAATATGAACCGTCAAAGGAATATATAGATTTATTTTATAAAAGTCTAGATTCATATAGTAAAAAAGTAGCCTCTGCAGTAGGCATAGTTAGTGAAAAAATATTAAATAAATTGGGTAAAAACTTAGTATTAGTATCCCTAGCTAGGGCTGGAACTCCCATAGGCGTACTGGTAAGAACATATATGAAAGATGTTCATAATATAGACATTCCCCACTATAGTGTATCTATAATAAGGGGGAAGGGCATTGATGAAAATGCCATTAGATATATAGTAGAAAGCCATGAAGGGGCCCATATTCAGTTTATAGATGGTTGGACAGGAAAAGGGGCCATAACAAGGGTTCTTAAAAAGGCTAAAATAGACTTTGAGAAAAAGTATGGTTATATATTAGATGATGACCTGGCCGTATTAGCAGACCCAGCCTATTGTGTATCCCTTTGTGGAACTAGGGAAGATTTTTTAATACCAAGTGCTTGTCTAAATTCTACCGTATCTGGCCTGGTAAGTAGAACGGTTCATAGAACGGACTTAATAGGACCTAATGATTTTCATGGGGCAAAATACTATGAAGAATTAAAGGGTACAGATCTTTCTAATTTTTATATAAGTAGTGTAGAAGGGGAATTCCCTAAGGTTTCCAATGAAATAATGGAAGGTTTGAAAGCAGAAATAAGTAGCCCTAATTGGAGTGGACTTAAAGCTGTTGAGGCAATGGCTCGCGAATTTAACGTGGATGATATTAATTTAATAAAGCCTGGAATAGGTGAGACCACTAGGGTATTATTAAGACGAGTTCCTTGGAAAATTCTTATAAGGGAGGAGTCTCCTAATTTAGAACATATTTTAATTTTGGCAAAAGAAAAAAATGTGCCTGTAGAAATATATGAAAATATGTCATACTTATGTTGTGGGATTATTAAGAATTTAAAGGGGAAAGAGTCATGA
- a CDS encoding HAD family hydrolase codes for MIFASDLDRTLIYSKRFIENICREEIVLVEKIDEKEISYMTKKALDHLVKLKDQLLFVPVTTRTIKQYKRIFMLNEVISPKYAVVSNGGNILIDGQVDEQWSNIIEGKLNKCAPIDEVRKEFEKVKGDWVLRGYDADNLFLYYIVDEENVNEETLSMFRKWLDRVNWNMSLQGRKLYFVPNCINKWSPIEYIKNKERKNTVFASGDSLLDMPMLNMANYSIAPTHGEIFKSYDKIEIIEFTDRSGILCAEEIIRKVELKIGEF; via the coding sequence ATGATTTTTGCCAGCGATTTAGATAGAACACTAATATATTCTAAAAGATTTATAGAAAATATATGTAGGGAAGAAATAGTTCTAGTGGAGAAAATTGATGAAAAAGAGATTTCTTATATGACTAAGAAAGCTCTTGACCATTTAGTTAAATTAAAGGACCAATTATTATTTGTACCTGTAACTACTAGAACTATTAAGCAATATAAAAGAATATTCATGTTAAATGAAGTTATTTCTCCTAAGTATGCAGTAGTAAGTAATGGGGGAAATATATTGATAGATGGACAAGTGGATGAGCAGTGGAGCAATATTATTGAAGGTAAGCTAAATAAATGTGCACCAATAGATGAAGTTAGAAAAGAGTTTGAAAAGGTAAAGGGTGATTGGGTCCTTAGGGGCTATGATGCTGATAATTTATTCCTATATTATATAGTGGATGAAGAGAATGTTAATGAAGAAACACTAAGTATGTTTAGAAAGTGGTTAGATCGAGTGAATTGGAATATGTCTCTTCAAGGAAGAAAATTATATTTTGTTCCTAACTGTATAAACAAATGGAGTCCTATTGAATATATAAAGAATAAGGAGAGGAAAAACACCGTATTTGCATCTGGTGATTCCTTACTGGATATGCCTATGCTTAACATGGCAAATTACTCAATAGCTCCAACCCATGGAGAAATATTCAAAAGTTATGATAAAATAGAGATAATAGAATTCACGGACAGGTCAGGTATTTTATGTGCAGAAGAAATAATAAGGAAAGTGGAATTAAAGATAGGTGAATTCTAA
- a CDS encoding toxic anion resistance protein, giving the protein MGFQDLLNTIDTDAGANNKEIEKKTIVEEKGGQGLVPGGGSSLVPGGGSSLVPGGGSSLVPKKAEVAPIPVEEVQITVDLTKFNPQQLNTVKNEMDITTSNGISHYGAEIQGSIAKFADGILEGVKNKDAGVVGEGLGSLLTTIQGVDLDSLSEKKSVMGKIPFFGKLAKNVNNVRNKLQSVTDTVDKIVVSLDKARQELIRDVNVLDALYNKNMEYLGQLELYIGAGEVKYKELKETVLVDLKRQAEASGNMLDIQKYNDFSRMLGEIEKRIHDLKLSRELAIQTLPQIRLIQGNDKILANKIQSSILNTIPIWKNQIALTVSLNRQKTALELQRKVTDTTENMLKQNAELLKVNSIEIAKESERGVISIETLRETHNKLLETIDESMKIYEEGRANRQNVEKELIELENEQKRKLLSFKNA; this is encoded by the coding sequence ATGGGATTTCAAGATTTATTAAATACTATCGATACGGATGCAGGTGCTAATAATAAGGAAATTGAGAAAAAAACTATAGTGGAAGAAAAAGGTGGACAAGGATTAGTCCCAGGTGGTGGAAGTAGCCTAGTGCCTGGAGGTGGAAGCAGTTTAGTTCCAGGTGGTGGAAGTAGTTTAGTGCCCAAAAAAGCAGAGGTTGCTCCTATACCAGTGGAAGAAGTTCAAATTACTGTAGATTTAACTAAGTTTAATCCACAACAATTAAACACGGTTAAAAATGAAATGGATATTACTACTTCTAATGGAATAAGTCACTATGGTGCTGAAATTCAAGGAAGTATTGCAAAGTTTGCAGATGGTATTTTAGAAGGCGTGAAAAATAAGGATGCAGGAGTAGTGGGAGAAGGTCTTGGTAGTTTACTTACTACTATTCAAGGTGTAGATTTAGATTCATTAAGTGAGAAAAAATCCGTAATGGGGAAAATTCCTTTCTTTGGTAAGCTAGCTAAAAATGTTAATAATGTTAGAAATAAACTTCAAAGCGTTACTGATACGGTAGATAAAATAGTAGTATCCCTAGATAAGGCTAGGCAAGAATTAATAAGAGATGTAAATGTATTAGATGCATTATACAATAAAAATATGGAATATTTAGGACAGTTAGAGCTATATATTGGAGCAGGAGAAGTTAAATATAAGGAACTTAAGGAAACTGTATTAGTAGATTTAAAAAGGCAAGCAGAAGCTAGTGGAAATATGCTAGATATTCAAAAGTACAATGATTTTTCAAGAATGCTTGGAGAGATTGAGAAGAGAATCCATGATTTAAAATTAAGTAGAGAGCTTGCAATTCAAACATTACCCCAAATAAGATTAATTCAAGGTAATGATAAAATATTAGCTAATAAAATCCAATCCAGTATTTTAAATACTATTCCAATTTGGAAAAATCAAATAGCCTTAACAGTATCTTTAAATAGGCAAAAGACTGCCCTAGAGCTTCAAAGAAAAGTTACAGACACAACAGAGAATATGTTAAAACAAAATGCAGAGTTGTTAAAGGTGAATTCCATAGAAATTGCTAAGGAAAGTGAAAGAGGCGTTATTAGTATTGAAACATTAAGGGAGACTCATAATAAATTATTAGAGACTATAGATGAAAGTATGAAAATATATGAAGAGGGAAGAGCTAATCGTCAAAACGTAGAGAAAGAATTGATTGAACTTGAAAATGAGCAAAAGAGAAAATTATTATCATTTAAAAATGCGTAG
- a CDS encoding TerD family protein, which translates to MQNNLIRGQKIVIGKIDRDNPLKIEIVHDILGGNMDLDFYVFPVKDNILEEKNMVYFNKPSSEDKNIILREDYNKNKSVKSLFVNLKDLDKDYDKIILALSYYKEVLDINELDLKVEAIERILKSNVFSIEEKLNLENETFVIGEIYKYKDQWKFNTVTYETKEFVVEAVRNLNNIKIM; encoded by the coding sequence TTGCAAAACAATTTAATAAGGGGACAAAAAATTGTCATAGGTAAAATAGATAGGGATAATCCTTTAAAGATAGAAATTGTACATGATATTTTAGGTGGAAATATGGATTTAGATTTTTATGTATTTCCTGTAAAAGATAATATTTTAGAGGAAAAAAATATGGTTTATTTTAATAAGCCTTCTAGTGAAGATAAAAATATTATTTTAAGGGAAGACTATAATAAGAATAAATCTGTGAAATCCTTATTTGTGAATTTAAAGGATTTAGACAAAGACTATGACAAAATCATATTAGCCCTATCTTATTATAAAGAAGTTTTAGATATTAATGAGTTAGATTTAAAAGTAGAAGCAATTGAGAGGATTTTAAAATCTAATGTATTTTCCATAGAGGAAAAATTAAATTTAGAAAATGAGACCTTTGTAATTGGAGAGATATATAAGTATAAGGACCAGTGGAAATTTAATACGGTAACTTATGAGACAAAGGAATTTGTAGTAGAAGCTGTAAGAAATTTAAATAATATAAAGATAATGTAG